From the Rhinolophus sinicus isolate RSC01 linkage group LG02, ASM3656204v1, whole genome shotgun sequence genome, one window contains:
- the MAPK11 gene encoding mitogen-activated protein kinase 11 isoform X1 — MSGPRAGFYRQELNKTVWEVPQRLQGLRPVGSGAYGSVCSAYDARLRQKVAVKKLSRPFQSLIHARRTYRELRLLKHLKHENVIGLLDVFTPATSIEDFSEVYLVTTLMGADLNNIVKCQALSDEHVQFLVYQLLRGLKVGEAPAGGARSRGGNLTLVLPLAVHPLSGDHPPGRCRGVRVRPLQDPRCALLRSQPTVLQDLKPSNVAVNEDCELRILDFGLARQADEEMTGYVATRWYRAPEIMLNWMHYNQTAVDIWSVGCIMAELLQGKALFPGNDYIDQLKRIMEVVGTPSSEVLAKISSEHARTYIQSLPPMPQKDLRSLFCGANPLAVDLLGRMLVLDSDQRVSAADALAHAYFSQYHDPDDEPEAEPYDESVEAKDRTVEEWKELTYQEVLSFKPPEPPQQPSGSLEIEQ, encoded by the exons ATGTCGGGTCCGCGCGCCGGCTTCTACCGGCAGGAGCTGAACAAGACGGTGTGGGAGGTGCCGCAGCGGCTGCAGGGGCTGCGCCCGGTGGGCTCGGGCGCCTACGGTTCCGTCTG CTCGGCCTACGACGCGCGGCTGCGCCAGAAGGTGGCGGTGAAGAAGCTGTCGCGCCCCTTCCAGTCACTGATCCACGCTCGGAGGACGTACCGGGAGCTGCGGCTGCTCAAACACCTGAAGCACGAGAAT GTCATCGGGTTGCTGGACGTCTTCACTCCCGCCACCTCCATCGAGGACTTCAGCGAAGT GTACCTGGTGACCACCCTGATGGGAGCCGACCTGAACAACATCGTCAAGTGCCAGGCGCTGAGCGACGAGCATGTTCAGTTCCTCGTGTACCAGCTGCTGCGCGGGCTGAAGGTGGGCGAGGCGCCGGCCGGCGGGGCGCGGAGCAGGGGCGGGAACCTGACGCTCGTCCTCCCCCTCGCAGTACATCCACTCAGCGGGGATCATCCACCGGGTAGGTGCCGCGGGGTGAGGGTCAGGCCCCTGCAGGACCCGCGCTGCGCTCTCCTGCGCTCACAGCCCACCGTCCTGCAGGACCTGAAGCCCAGCAACGTGGCAGTGAACGAGGACTGCGAGCTCAGG ATCCTGGACTTCGGGCTGGCGCGCCAGGCTGACGAGGAGATGACCGGCTACGTGGCCACGCGCTGGTACCGCGCACCCGAGATCATGCTCAACTGGATGCACTACAACCAGACGG CAGTGGACATCTGGTCTGTGGGCTGCATCATGGCTGAGCTGCTCCAAGGAAAGGCCCTTTTCCCGGGAAATGACT ACATCGACCAGCTGAAGCGTATCATGGAAGTGGTGGGCACACCAAGCTCTGAGGTTCTGGCAAAGATATCCTCCGAACAT GCCCGGACATACATCCAGTCCCTGCCCCCCATGCCCCAGAAGGACCTCAGGAGCCTCTTCTGTGGAGCCAACCCCCTGG CTGTGGACCTTCTGGGAAGGATGCTGGTGCTGGACAGTGACCAGAGGGTCAGTGCAGCCGACGCCCTGGCCCATGCCTACTTCAGCCAGTACCATGACCCGGATGATGAGCCTGAGGCCGAGCCCTACGATGAAAGCGTTGAAGCAAAGGACCGCACTGTGGAGGAGTGgaagg AGCTCACCTACCAGGAAGTCCTCAGCTTTAAGCCCCCAGAGCCACCGCAGCAGCCGTCTGGCAGTCTGGAGATTGAGCAGTGA
- the MAPK11 gene encoding mitogen-activated protein kinase 11 isoform X8, translating to MGADLNNIVKCQALSDEHVQFLVYQLLRGLKVGEAPAGGARSRGGNLTLVLPLAVHPLSGDHPPGRCRGVRVRPLQDPRCALLRSQPTVLQDLKPSNVAVNEDCELRILDFGLARQADEEMTGYVATRWYRAPEIMLNWMHYNQTAVDIWSVGCIMAELLQGKALFPGNDYIDQLKRIMEVVGTPSSEVLAKISSEHARTYIQSLPPMPQKDLRSLFCGANPLAVDLLGRMLVLDSDQRVSAADALAHAYFSQYHDPDDEPEAEPYDESVEAKDRTVEEWKELTYQEVLSFKPPEPPQQPSGSLEIEQ from the exons ATGGGAGCCGACCTGAACAACATCGTCAAGTGCCAGGCGCTGAGCGACGAGCATGTTCAGTTCCTCGTGTACCAGCTGCTGCGCGGGCTGAAGGTGGGCGAGGCGCCGGCCGGCGGGGCGCGGAGCAGGGGCGGGAACCTGACGCTCGTCCTCCCCCTCGCAGTACATCCACTCAGCGGGGATCATCCACCGGGTAGGTGCCGCGGGGTGAGGGTCAGGCCCCTGCAGGACCCGCGCTGCGCTCTCCTGCGCTCACAGCCCACCGTCCTGCAGGACCTGAAGCCCAGCAACGTGGCAGTGAACGAGGACTGCGAGCTCAGG ATCCTGGACTTCGGGCTGGCGCGCCAGGCTGACGAGGAGATGACCGGCTACGTGGCCACGCGCTGGTACCGCGCACCCGAGATCATGCTCAACTGGATGCACTACAACCAGACGG CAGTGGACATCTGGTCTGTGGGCTGCATCATGGCTGAGCTGCTCCAAGGAAAGGCCCTTTTCCCGGGAAATGACT ACATCGACCAGCTGAAGCGTATCATGGAAGTGGTGGGCACACCAAGCTCTGAGGTTCTGGCAAAGATATCCTCCGAACAT GCCCGGACATACATCCAGTCCCTGCCCCCCATGCCCCAGAAGGACCTCAGGAGCCTCTTCTGTGGAGCCAACCCCCTGG CTGTGGACCTTCTGGGAAGGATGCTGGTGCTGGACAGTGACCAGAGGGTCAGTGCAGCCGACGCCCTGGCCCATGCCTACTTCAGCCAGTACCATGACCCGGATGATGAGCCTGAGGCCGAGCCCTACGATGAAAGCGTTGAAGCAAAGGACCGCACTGTGGAGGAGTGgaagg AGCTCACCTACCAGGAAGTCCTCAGCTTTAAGCCCCCAGAGCCACCGCAGCAGCCGTCTGGCAGTCTGGAGATTGAGCAGTGA
- the MAPK11 gene encoding mitogen-activated protein kinase 11 isoform X5 — MSGPRAGFYRQELNKTVWEVPQRLQGLRPVGSGAYGSVCSAYDARLRQKVAVKKLSRPFQSLIHARRTYRELRLLKHLKHENVIGLLDVFTPATSIEDFSEVYLVTTLMGADLNNIVKCQALSDEHVQFLVYQLLRGLKYIHSAGIIHRDLKPSNVAVNEDCELRILDFGLARQADEEMTGYVATRWYRAPEIMLNWMHYNQTAVDIWSVGCIMAELLQGKALFPGNDYIDQLKRIMEVVGTPSSEVLAKISSEHARTYIQSLPPMPQKDLRSLFCGANPLAVDLLGRMLVLDSDQRVSAADALAHAYFSQYHDPDDEPEAEPYDESVEAKDRTVEEWKELTYQEVLSFKPPEPPQQPSGSLEIEQ; from the exons ATGTCGGGTCCGCGCGCCGGCTTCTACCGGCAGGAGCTGAACAAGACGGTGTGGGAGGTGCCGCAGCGGCTGCAGGGGCTGCGCCCGGTGGGCTCGGGCGCCTACGGTTCCGTCTG CTCGGCCTACGACGCGCGGCTGCGCCAGAAGGTGGCGGTGAAGAAGCTGTCGCGCCCCTTCCAGTCACTGATCCACGCTCGGAGGACGTACCGGGAGCTGCGGCTGCTCAAACACCTGAAGCACGAGAAT GTCATCGGGTTGCTGGACGTCTTCACTCCCGCCACCTCCATCGAGGACTTCAGCGAAGT GTACCTGGTGACCACCCTGATGGGAGCCGACCTGAACAACATCGTCAAGTGCCAGGCGCTGAGCGACGAGCATGTTCAGTTCCTCGTGTACCAGCTGCTGCGCGGGCTGAAG TACATCCACTCAGCGGGGATCATCCACCGG GACCTGAAGCCCAGCAACGTGGCAGTGAACGAGGACTGCGAGCTCAGG ATCCTGGACTTCGGGCTGGCGCGCCAGGCTGACGAGGAGATGACCGGCTACGTGGCCACGCGCTGGTACCGCGCACCCGAGATCATGCTCAACTGGATGCACTACAACCAGACGG CAGTGGACATCTGGTCTGTGGGCTGCATCATGGCTGAGCTGCTCCAAGGAAAGGCCCTTTTCCCGGGAAATGACT ACATCGACCAGCTGAAGCGTATCATGGAAGTGGTGGGCACACCAAGCTCTGAGGTTCTGGCAAAGATATCCTCCGAACAT GCCCGGACATACATCCAGTCCCTGCCCCCCATGCCCCAGAAGGACCTCAGGAGCCTCTTCTGTGGAGCCAACCCCCTGG CTGTGGACCTTCTGGGAAGGATGCTGGTGCTGGACAGTGACCAGAGGGTCAGTGCAGCCGACGCCCTGGCCCATGCCTACTTCAGCCAGTACCATGACCCGGATGATGAGCCTGAGGCCGAGCCCTACGATGAAAGCGTTGAAGCAAAGGACCGCACTGTGGAGGAGTGgaagg AGCTCACCTACCAGGAAGTCCTCAGCTTTAAGCCCCCAGAGCCACCGCAGCAGCCGTCTGGCAGTCTGGAGATTGAGCAGTGA
- the MAPK11 gene encoding mitogen-activated protein kinase 11 isoform X3 has protein sequence MLQAPTWLHLPPPPSPAGAAAGTVWTPQGRRDRSSAYDARLRQKVAVKKLSRPFQSLIHARRTYRELRLLKHLKHENVIGLLDVFTPATSIEDFSEVYLVTTLMGADLNNIVKCQALSDEHVQFLVYQLLRGLKVGEAPAGGARSRGGNLTLVLPLAVHPLSGDHPPGRCRGVRVRPLQDPRCALLRSQPTVLQDLKPSNVAVNEDCELRILDFGLARQADEEMTGYVATRWYRAPEIMLNWMHYNQTAVDIWSVGCIMAELLQGKALFPGNDYIDQLKRIMEVVGTPSSEVLAKISSEHARTYIQSLPPMPQKDLRSLFCGANPLAVDLLGRMLVLDSDQRVSAADALAHAYFSQYHDPDDEPEAEPYDESVEAKDRTVEEWKELTYQEVLSFKPPEPPQQPSGSLEIEQ, from the exons ATGCTCCAGGCACCTACCTGGCtacacctccccccaccacctaGTCCTGCAGGAGCTGCTGCCGGGACTGTGTGGACTCCGCAAGGTCGCAGAGACAGGAG CTCGGCCTACGACGCGCGGCTGCGCCAGAAGGTGGCGGTGAAGAAGCTGTCGCGCCCCTTCCAGTCACTGATCCACGCTCGGAGGACGTACCGGGAGCTGCGGCTGCTCAAACACCTGAAGCACGAGAAT GTCATCGGGTTGCTGGACGTCTTCACTCCCGCCACCTCCATCGAGGACTTCAGCGAAGT GTACCTGGTGACCACCCTGATGGGAGCCGACCTGAACAACATCGTCAAGTGCCAGGCGCTGAGCGACGAGCATGTTCAGTTCCTCGTGTACCAGCTGCTGCGCGGGCTGAAGGTGGGCGAGGCGCCGGCCGGCGGGGCGCGGAGCAGGGGCGGGAACCTGACGCTCGTCCTCCCCCTCGCAGTACATCCACTCAGCGGGGATCATCCACCGGGTAGGTGCCGCGGGGTGAGGGTCAGGCCCCTGCAGGACCCGCGCTGCGCTCTCCTGCGCTCACAGCCCACCGTCCTGCAGGACCTGAAGCCCAGCAACGTGGCAGTGAACGAGGACTGCGAGCTCAGG ATCCTGGACTTCGGGCTGGCGCGCCAGGCTGACGAGGAGATGACCGGCTACGTGGCCACGCGCTGGTACCGCGCACCCGAGATCATGCTCAACTGGATGCACTACAACCAGACGG CAGTGGACATCTGGTCTGTGGGCTGCATCATGGCTGAGCTGCTCCAAGGAAAGGCCCTTTTCCCGGGAAATGACT ACATCGACCAGCTGAAGCGTATCATGGAAGTGGTGGGCACACCAAGCTCTGAGGTTCTGGCAAAGATATCCTCCGAACAT GCCCGGACATACATCCAGTCCCTGCCCCCCATGCCCCAGAAGGACCTCAGGAGCCTCTTCTGTGGAGCCAACCCCCTGG CTGTGGACCTTCTGGGAAGGATGCTGGTGCTGGACAGTGACCAGAGGGTCAGTGCAGCCGACGCCCTGGCCCATGCCTACTTCAGCCAGTACCATGACCCGGATGATGAGCCTGAGGCCGAGCCCTACGATGAAAGCGTTGAAGCAAAGGACCGCACTGTGGAGGAGTGgaagg AGCTCACCTACCAGGAAGTCCTCAGCTTTAAGCCCCCAGAGCCACCGCAGCAGCCGTCTGGCAGTCTGGAGATTGAGCAGTGA
- the MAPK11 gene encoding mitogen-activated protein kinase 11 isoform X6, producing MSGPRAGFYRQELNKTVWEVPQRLQGLRPVGSGAYGSVCSAYDARLRQKVAVKKLSRPFQSLIHARRTYRELRLLKHLKHENVIGLLDVFTPATSIEDFSEVYLVTTLMGADLNNIVKCQALSDEHVQFLVYQLLRGLKYIHSAGIIHRDLKPSNVAVNEDCELRILDFGLARQADEEMTGYVATRWYRAPEIMLNWMHYNQTVDIWSVGCIMAELLQGKALFPGNDYIDQLKRIMEVVGTPSSEVLAKISSEHARTYIQSLPPMPQKDLRSLFCGANPLAVDLLGRMLVLDSDQRVSAADALAHAYFSQYHDPDDEPEAEPYDESVEAKDRTVEEWKELTYQEVLSFKPPEPPQQPSGSLEIEQ from the exons ATGTCGGGTCCGCGCGCCGGCTTCTACCGGCAGGAGCTGAACAAGACGGTGTGGGAGGTGCCGCAGCGGCTGCAGGGGCTGCGCCCGGTGGGCTCGGGCGCCTACGGTTCCGTCTG CTCGGCCTACGACGCGCGGCTGCGCCAGAAGGTGGCGGTGAAGAAGCTGTCGCGCCCCTTCCAGTCACTGATCCACGCTCGGAGGACGTACCGGGAGCTGCGGCTGCTCAAACACCTGAAGCACGAGAAT GTCATCGGGTTGCTGGACGTCTTCACTCCCGCCACCTCCATCGAGGACTTCAGCGAAGT GTACCTGGTGACCACCCTGATGGGAGCCGACCTGAACAACATCGTCAAGTGCCAGGCGCTGAGCGACGAGCATGTTCAGTTCCTCGTGTACCAGCTGCTGCGCGGGCTGAAG TACATCCACTCAGCGGGGATCATCCACCGG GACCTGAAGCCCAGCAACGTGGCAGTGAACGAGGACTGCGAGCTCAGG ATCCTGGACTTCGGGCTGGCGCGCCAGGCTGACGAGGAGATGACCGGCTACGTGGCCACGCGCTGGTACCGCGCACCCGAGATCATGCTCAACTGGATGCACTACAACCAGACGG TGGACATCTGGTCTGTGGGCTGCATCATGGCTGAGCTGCTCCAAGGAAAGGCCCTTTTCCCGGGAAATGACT ACATCGACCAGCTGAAGCGTATCATGGAAGTGGTGGGCACACCAAGCTCTGAGGTTCTGGCAAAGATATCCTCCGAACAT GCCCGGACATACATCCAGTCCCTGCCCCCCATGCCCCAGAAGGACCTCAGGAGCCTCTTCTGTGGAGCCAACCCCCTGG CTGTGGACCTTCTGGGAAGGATGCTGGTGCTGGACAGTGACCAGAGGGTCAGTGCAGCCGACGCCCTGGCCCATGCCTACTTCAGCCAGTACCATGACCCGGATGATGAGCCTGAGGCCGAGCCCTACGATGAAAGCGTTGAAGCAAAGGACCGCACTGTGGAGGAGTGgaagg AGCTCACCTACCAGGAAGTCCTCAGCTTTAAGCCCCCAGAGCCACCGCAGCAGCCGTCTGGCAGTCTGGAGATTGAGCAGTGA
- the MAPK11 gene encoding mitogen-activated protein kinase 11 isoform X2, translated as MSGPRAGFYRQELNKTVWEVPQRLQGLRPVGSGAYGSVCSAYDARLRQKVAVKKLSRPFQSLIHARRTYRELRLLKHLKHENVIGLLDVFTPATSIEDFSEVYLVTTLMGADLNNIVKCQALSDEHVQFLVYQLLRGLKVGEAPAGGARSRGGNLTLVLPLAVHPLSGDHPPGRCRGVRVRPLQDPRCALLRSQPTVLQDLKPSNVAVNEDCELRILDFGLARQADEEMTGYVATRWYRAPEIMLNWMHYNQTVDIWSVGCIMAELLQGKALFPGNDYIDQLKRIMEVVGTPSSEVLAKISSEHARTYIQSLPPMPQKDLRSLFCGANPLAVDLLGRMLVLDSDQRVSAADALAHAYFSQYHDPDDEPEAEPYDESVEAKDRTVEEWKELTYQEVLSFKPPEPPQQPSGSLEIEQ; from the exons ATGTCGGGTCCGCGCGCCGGCTTCTACCGGCAGGAGCTGAACAAGACGGTGTGGGAGGTGCCGCAGCGGCTGCAGGGGCTGCGCCCGGTGGGCTCGGGCGCCTACGGTTCCGTCTG CTCGGCCTACGACGCGCGGCTGCGCCAGAAGGTGGCGGTGAAGAAGCTGTCGCGCCCCTTCCAGTCACTGATCCACGCTCGGAGGACGTACCGGGAGCTGCGGCTGCTCAAACACCTGAAGCACGAGAAT GTCATCGGGTTGCTGGACGTCTTCACTCCCGCCACCTCCATCGAGGACTTCAGCGAAGT GTACCTGGTGACCACCCTGATGGGAGCCGACCTGAACAACATCGTCAAGTGCCAGGCGCTGAGCGACGAGCATGTTCAGTTCCTCGTGTACCAGCTGCTGCGCGGGCTGAAGGTGGGCGAGGCGCCGGCCGGCGGGGCGCGGAGCAGGGGCGGGAACCTGACGCTCGTCCTCCCCCTCGCAGTACATCCACTCAGCGGGGATCATCCACCGGGTAGGTGCCGCGGGGTGAGGGTCAGGCCCCTGCAGGACCCGCGCTGCGCTCTCCTGCGCTCACAGCCCACCGTCCTGCAGGACCTGAAGCCCAGCAACGTGGCAGTGAACGAGGACTGCGAGCTCAGG ATCCTGGACTTCGGGCTGGCGCGCCAGGCTGACGAGGAGATGACCGGCTACGTGGCCACGCGCTGGTACCGCGCACCCGAGATCATGCTCAACTGGATGCACTACAACCAGACGG TGGACATCTGGTCTGTGGGCTGCATCATGGCTGAGCTGCTCCAAGGAAAGGCCCTTTTCCCGGGAAATGACT ACATCGACCAGCTGAAGCGTATCATGGAAGTGGTGGGCACACCAAGCTCTGAGGTTCTGGCAAAGATATCCTCCGAACAT GCCCGGACATACATCCAGTCCCTGCCCCCCATGCCCCAGAAGGACCTCAGGAGCCTCTTCTGTGGAGCCAACCCCCTGG CTGTGGACCTTCTGGGAAGGATGCTGGTGCTGGACAGTGACCAGAGGGTCAGTGCAGCCGACGCCCTGGCCCATGCCTACTTCAGCCAGTACCATGACCCGGATGATGAGCCTGAGGCCGAGCCCTACGATGAAAGCGTTGAAGCAAAGGACCGCACTGTGGAGGAGTGgaagg AGCTCACCTACCAGGAAGTCCTCAGCTTTAAGCCCCCAGAGCCACCGCAGCAGCCGTCTGGCAGTCTGGAGATTGAGCAGTGA
- the MAPK11 gene encoding mitogen-activated protein kinase 11 isoform X7, translating into MSGPRAGFYRQELNKTVWEVPQRLQGLRPVGSGAYGSVCSAYDARLRQKVAVKKLSRPFQSLIHARRTYRELRLLKHLKHENVIGLLDVFTPATSIEDFSEVYLVTTLMGADLNNIVKCQALSDEHVQFLVYQLLRGLKVGEAPAGGARSRGGNLTLVLPLAVHPLSGDHPPGRCRGVRVRPLQDPRCALLRSQPTVLQDLKPSNVAVNEDCELRILDFGLARQADEEMTGYVATRWYRAPEIMLNWMHYNQTAVDIWSVGCIMAELLQGKALFPGNDYIDQLKRIMEVVGTPSSEVLAKISSEHVPAQACWTA; encoded by the exons ATGTCGGGTCCGCGCGCCGGCTTCTACCGGCAGGAGCTGAACAAGACGGTGTGGGAGGTGCCGCAGCGGCTGCAGGGGCTGCGCCCGGTGGGCTCGGGCGCCTACGGTTCCGTCTG CTCGGCCTACGACGCGCGGCTGCGCCAGAAGGTGGCGGTGAAGAAGCTGTCGCGCCCCTTCCAGTCACTGATCCACGCTCGGAGGACGTACCGGGAGCTGCGGCTGCTCAAACACCTGAAGCACGAGAAT GTCATCGGGTTGCTGGACGTCTTCACTCCCGCCACCTCCATCGAGGACTTCAGCGAAGT GTACCTGGTGACCACCCTGATGGGAGCCGACCTGAACAACATCGTCAAGTGCCAGGCGCTGAGCGACGAGCATGTTCAGTTCCTCGTGTACCAGCTGCTGCGCGGGCTGAAGGTGGGCGAGGCGCCGGCCGGCGGGGCGCGGAGCAGGGGCGGGAACCTGACGCTCGTCCTCCCCCTCGCAGTACATCCACTCAGCGGGGATCATCCACCGGGTAGGTGCCGCGGGGTGAGGGTCAGGCCCCTGCAGGACCCGCGCTGCGCTCTCCTGCGCTCACAGCCCACCGTCCTGCAGGACCTGAAGCCCAGCAACGTGGCAGTGAACGAGGACTGCGAGCTCAGG ATCCTGGACTTCGGGCTGGCGCGCCAGGCTGACGAGGAGATGACCGGCTACGTGGCCACGCGCTGGTACCGCGCACCCGAGATCATGCTCAACTGGATGCACTACAACCAGACGG CAGTGGACATCTGGTCTGTGGGCTGCATCATGGCTGAGCTGCTCCAAGGAAAGGCCCTTTTCCCGGGAAATGACT ACATCGACCAGCTGAAGCGTATCATGGAAGTGGTGGGCACACCAAGCTCTGAGGTTCTGGCAAAGATATCCTCCGAACAT GTCCCTGCCCAGGCCTGTTGGACGGCATGA
- the MAPK11 gene encoding mitogen-activated protein kinase 11 isoform X4 — MSGPRAGFYRQELNKTVWEVPQRLQGLRPVGSGAYGSVCSAYDARLRQKVAVKKLSRPFQSLIHARRTYRELRLLKHLKHENVIGLLDVFTPATSIEDFSEVYLVTTLMGADLNNIVKCQALSDEHVQFLVYQLLRGLKVGEAPAGGARSRGGNLTLVLPLAVHPLSGDHPPGRCRGVRVRPLQDPRCALLRSQPTVLQDLKPSNVAVNEDCELRILDFGLARQADEEMTGYVATRWYRAPEIMLNWMHYNQTAVDIWSVGCIMAELLQGKALFPGNDCILGPGWGGGLSQGPFLRDGGQGRWALSGQSCFLCPMPCHHGLMVPSCRRAGSGHGPKIWDLAAWQWAFPEPGRHRPAEAYHGSGGHTKL; from the exons ATGTCGGGTCCGCGCGCCGGCTTCTACCGGCAGGAGCTGAACAAGACGGTGTGGGAGGTGCCGCAGCGGCTGCAGGGGCTGCGCCCGGTGGGCTCGGGCGCCTACGGTTCCGTCTG CTCGGCCTACGACGCGCGGCTGCGCCAGAAGGTGGCGGTGAAGAAGCTGTCGCGCCCCTTCCAGTCACTGATCCACGCTCGGAGGACGTACCGGGAGCTGCGGCTGCTCAAACACCTGAAGCACGAGAAT GTCATCGGGTTGCTGGACGTCTTCACTCCCGCCACCTCCATCGAGGACTTCAGCGAAGT GTACCTGGTGACCACCCTGATGGGAGCCGACCTGAACAACATCGTCAAGTGCCAGGCGCTGAGCGACGAGCATGTTCAGTTCCTCGTGTACCAGCTGCTGCGCGGGCTGAAGGTGGGCGAGGCGCCGGCCGGCGGGGCGCGGAGCAGGGGCGGGAACCTGACGCTCGTCCTCCCCCTCGCAGTACATCCACTCAGCGGGGATCATCCACCGGGTAGGTGCCGCGGGGTGAGGGTCAGGCCCCTGCAGGACCCGCGCTGCGCTCTCCTGCGCTCACAGCCCACCGTCCTGCAGGACCTGAAGCCCAGCAACGTGGCAGTGAACGAGGACTGCGAGCTCAGG ATCCTGGACTTCGGGCTGGCGCGCCAGGCTGACGAGGAGATGACCGGCTACGTGGCCACGCGCTGGTACCGCGCACCCGAGATCATGCTCAACTGGATGCACTACAACCAGACGG CAGTGGACATCTGGTCTGTGGGCTGCATCATGGCTGAGCTGCTCCAAGGAAAGGCCCTTTTCCCGGGAAATGACTGTATCCTTGGcccaggttggggaggagggTTGAGCCAGGGTCCCTTCCTGCGGGATGGGGGACAAGGAAGGTGGGCTCTTTCTGGCCAGTCTTGCTTCCTGTGCCCCATGCCGTGCCATCATGGGCTCATGGTCCCCAGCTGTAGGAGAGCAGGTTCTGGGCACGGCCCCAAGATCTGGGATCTGGCGGCCTGGCAGTGGGCATTTCCTGAGCCAGGCAGACATCGACCAGCTGAAGCGTATCATGGAAGTGGTGGGCACACCAAGCTCTGA